AGCGTTGATTTTACTGATATGACAACAGTCGCTAGCTAACTTTTAGCTTTTAACTAGGTGTACTGAGCAGTCAGTtgtaaataaaatcaaaacaaaaaaaatgaaaataaaaaaatttatgaaGATGAACTGAAATTAAATCCATATTTATGTGGTGGTCATCTGTTGGTCGTCCGTAAAACATGATTTTGAGaggactgttcctttaaaggtacagtgtgtaggatttggcgtcaTCTAGAATAGTGGTGGTCCTCCTTTTACAAGCAATCAATGTGAGggtaaccgtggtaacgccgttcacctcgctcagaggccacaTACCATAATatcactactttaggagcaactttggtttgtctgttctacGCTGGCGgtctccgtgaagaggacccgttcccagtttagatatgaaggactcattcacaaggattcttagtttcaggtgattaaacactaatgaaaacatagttatgaatattatattaatttctgctaatagatccccgaagtgtcacacactgttcctttaagactttattctgcACAGTGTTGAACTGAAAACAGTAGAAACCTCAGGAGAACAGCACAGTGGACACAGTGGAAACTACAGGACATCCTGAACAGtctcacacgcacgcacacacacgcagtcaTCCAACCTTTAACCCAACAGTGATGATCCTTCACAGTCTAGTTTCTTTATATTTAGATCATCTGGAGGAAAAGTCACGCAAATGTTGAGACCAAACGGTCAAAGAGGAAAATGAGTTGGTCACAGCAACGTACGTAACTGTCCACTGACTCCTTTCACTGCTGATTACTATATTATGTTGCTGACTCGCTGAACGTGAGGATCATCACAAACGCCATCGTCCACGATATCACAACCAGAGAGAGCTCAAAGAAGGTCCAACCTGATGCTCCTGGTGGACACCTGTCTTCAGAGGACGGCCAGGTCGTGGCAGCTCTTAGAGCGCACTTTGGCCGCCATGCGCTGGTTGTTGCGTGCCACCAGTCGGTCCAGGAAGCGGCGAGCCTTCTGGGTGAGGCTCTCTTTGTGCCTGTAAATGGAGCGTCGGCGCTTGACGACCTCGCTGCCGTCCCGACGGAGGCGGATCTGTCGAATCACGCCCTCGAATAGCTCGGTCACGTTGTGCTGCAGAGACGCCGACGTCTCAATGAATTTACAGTCAAACACCACCGCACACGCTCGGCCCTCTGGgaaataaagacacacacagaaagagaatTATAATAGCATCAGTCAATCGTTACCTGTTATCAATTTGTTGTATATcgatatgtgtatgtatgtaccctctgtgacctttgacccccacCTTCCACAGCGACTTCTCTGGACCGGACCAGGTCACTCTTGTTGCCCACAAGGATGATGGGAAGGTTTTCGGCCTGGCGGGTGCGTCGCAGCGTGATACGGAGCTCAGCGGCGGCGTCGAAGCTGGAGCGGTCGGTGACGGAGTAGACGATGACGTAAGCACTCCCGACCTTCAGACAGTTTTCCTGAGAGGAGACGTCGTCCTCCTCctgacaggtagagagacatggacacagagaaggagagaaagaaacattTACCAATATTTTCCTTTAAATACAGATTTTAAGAGCTAATCTGGAAAAAACAATATGATAAACGTCTACTTTTAAGGTTGCTAGCTCTGGTGGAGTCGAGGTGGCAGCCTTAAGATCCATTAATCTGGCAACTTCCTCAAGGTCCTCCTGGGAAAGTTTGTAAGAGCTCCAAGGCATGCTGGGAGATGTAGTTCCTTCAATGTGTTTCAGGTCCAACCATGGCCATGGTCTCAGATTAAGACAACTGAATTTAGACTAAACTCAAAGTCAGAGCGTTATGAATCGTGATGCCAACGATGATAATTAATCAATCGCTATGAACCTTTAAACTGAAC
This portion of the Sebastes fasciatus isolate fSebFas1 chromosome 1, fSebFas1.pri, whole genome shotgun sequence genome encodes:
- the rem1 gene encoding GTP-binding protein REM 1 isoform X2, with translation MTLNSQREKEPLRRRGSTPIPPAHFYQHPSWTRDLQDPRLPGSTQPDPEQPRPQRSHLPLGQSASYHPGDKSLHYRAQWSSDSDDDSQSDSDCVYRVVLLGDHAVGKTSLAGIFAGITEKDEQPGEDTYERTLTVDGEETTLIVMDTWENDKLEEDDVSSQENCLKVGSAYVIVYSVTDRSSFDAAAELRITLRRTRQAENLPIILVGNKSDLVRSREVAVEEGRACAVVFDCKFIETSASLQHNVTELFEGVIRQIRLRRDGSEVVKRRRSIYRHKESLTQKARRFLDRLVARNNQRMAAKVRSKSCHDLAVL
- the rem1 gene encoding GTP-binding protein REM 1 isoform X1; translated protein: MTLNSQREKEPLRRRGSTPIPPAHFYQHPSWTRDLQDPRLPGSTQPDPEQPRPQRSHLPLGQSASYHPGDKSLHYRAQWSSDSDDDSQSDSDCVYRVVLLGDHAVGKTSLAGIFAGITEKDEQPGGGMLEDTYERTLTVDGEETTLIVMDTWENDKLEEDDVSSQENCLKVGSAYVIVYSVTDRSSFDAAAELRITLRRTRQAENLPIILVGNKSDLVRSREVAVEEGRACAVVFDCKFIETSASLQHNVTELFEGVIRQIRLRRDGSEVVKRRRSIYRHKESLTQKARRFLDRLVARNNQRMAAKVRSKSCHDLAVL